The uncultured Bacteroides sp. genome has a segment encoding these proteins:
- a CDS encoding DUF6051 family protein, with amino-acid sequence MKYIDLHTRLKELINYEDDEIKIDDNVIVRNFSFDSKFRDILPGGICNKDTYEYCSSEDPDYEPDIIQNMLNMSDAEIPENIHFRYHLFRPSGTEKVKEVILLFHGFNEKHWAKYFTWAKTLVDKTGKVVLLFPIAFHMNRAPLSWSDSHQMYVISQQRKKRHPEVICSTLSNVAISTRLHNKPQRFIWSGLQTYYDAISLVESIKANQHSDIAPDASIDFFSYSIGSLLAQVLMMTNEKGYFSKSRICMFCGGAAFNRLSPVSKFILDSEANVSLYSYVVEHLDSHMKRDKVLASYLSELHPEGVNFRSMLNYKIYTEFREECFRQMHDRILAVTLEKDTVVPAYEVINTLQGTKRDIPIEVDILDFPYSYKHEDPFPALTSIADAVDEEFTKAFERMCNFLK; translated from the coding sequence ATGAAATACATTGATTTACATACAAGGCTCAAAGAGTTGATTAATTATGAGGATGATGAGATTAAGATTGATGACAATGTCATAGTCCGCAACTTTAGTTTTGATTCTAAATTCAGAGATATATTACCAGGAGGAATATGTAACAAGGATACGTACGAATATTGTTCGTCTGAAGATCCTGATTATGAACCGGACATTATTCAGAATATGCTCAATATGAGTGATGCTGAGATTCCTGAAAATATTCATTTCCGATATCATTTATTCCGCCCATCCGGAACAGAGAAAGTAAAAGAAGTCATATTATTGTTTCATGGTTTCAATGAAAAACATTGGGCTAAATACTTTACATGGGCCAAGACTCTGGTAGATAAAACAGGTAAAGTGGTCTTGCTTTTTCCTATTGCCTTCCACATGAATCGTGCCCCGCTTAGTTGGAGCGACTCACATCAAATGTACGTCATCAGTCAGCAACGAAAGAAAAGACATCCTGAAGTGATTTGTTCTACTCTTTCCAATGTGGCTATAAGTACCCGTCTTCATAATAAACCACAAAGATTTATATGGTCGGGTCTGCAAACTTATTATGATGCGATTTCTTTAGTTGAAAGTATTAAAGCTAATCAACATTCTGATATTGCACCCGATGCTTCAATAGATTTCTTTTCTTATTCCATAGGTAGTCTTTTGGCGCAGGTACTGATGATGACGAATGAAAAAGGATACTTCTCTAAGTCCCGGATTTGCATGTTTTGTGGTGGAGCCGCTTTTAACCGGCTTTCTCCTGTTTCTAAGTTTATATTAGACAGTGAAGCGAATGTCAGCCTTTATTCTTATGTAGTGGAGCATCTTGATAGTCATATGAAACGTGACAAGGTACTTGCTTCTTATTTGAGTGAATTGCATCCGGAAGGAGTAAACTTTCGCAGTATGCTGAATTATAAAATCTATACAGAGTTTAGGGAAGAATGTTTCCGTCAGATGCATGACCGTATTCTTGCAGTTACACTGGAGAAGGATACTGTGGTCCCGGCTTATGAAGTAATAAATACGCTGCAGGGAACAAAGAGAGATATACCTATTGAAGTGGATATTCTGGACTTTCCATACTCTTATAAACATGAAGACCCCTTCCCCGCACTAACTTCTATTGCTGATGCGGTGGATGAGGAATTTACTAAAGCTTTTGAAAGAATGTGCAACTTTCTAAAGTAG
- a CDS encoding copper resistance protein NlpE N-terminal domain-containing protein: MKKLLFILVLGAMVSCQQKAKDATATEGAAKDSTEMKLDPAMGALQTKIFEGVLPSQGKGLRYTLTVKIQEKSDKGQYELLKTYIEGYEGKDLTYVSRGTVQVIKGTKAKKEAIVWELTPEKNNEISYYQVEGDKVIMLSQNMKKTPDWKKYVLNIKK; the protein is encoded by the coding sequence ATGAAAAAATTACTCTTTATCTTAGTCCTTGGGGCTATGGTATCTTGCCAACAAAAGGCAAAAGACGCAACAGCCACTGAAGGAGCAGCAAAAGACAGTACAGAAATGAAACTAGATCCTGCAATGGGTGCACTACAAACAAAAATCTTTGAAGGAGTTCTTCCATCACAAGGTAAAGGACTACGTTACACACTAACTGTGAAGATTCAGGAAAAGAGCGACAAGGGACAGTATGAATTACTAAAGACATACATTGAAGGATACGAAGGAAAAGATCTTACATATGTTTCCAGAGGAACAGTTCAAGTTATCAAAGGAACAAAAGCTAAAAAAGAAGCTATTGTATGGGAACTAACTCCTGAGAAAAACAATGAAATCAGTTATTATCAGGTTGAAGGTGATAAAGTTATCATGCTATCTCAAAATATGAAAAAAACACCGGACTGGAAAAAGTACGTGCTCAATATAAAGAAATAA
- a CDS encoding hemolysin family protein, protein MEFAIILLLLVLNGVFAMYEIALVSSSKARLKTLASKGNPSARSVLKQLEEPEKFLSTIQIGITLIGIISGAFGGVAIAHKVTPFFKMIHGAEAYADNLALITTVAIITYLSLVIGELVPKSIGLSNPEKTATTLYPFMSIITKITFPFVYLLSVSTKLLNKILGVKGHERSITQEELKMILHQSSEQGLIDKDETNMLRDVFRFSDKRANELMTHRTDVVFLHPHYRQAEVLNIIDEKHFSKYLLTDESQDEIIGVVSVKNIITMIGNDSTFDLRSIAQPPLFIPESLYAKKVLELFKKNKNKFGVVVNEYGGIEGIITLHDLTESIFGDILEENEEEEEPIVKRKDGSYLVDASMNIGDFMDEMGILFYKDLENEDFNTLGGLAMFFIGRIPKAGDIFTYQNLQFEVMDMDNGRVDKLLVIIK, encoded by the coding sequence ATGGAATTTGCAATTATTTTGCTTCTCTTGGTTCTCAACGGAGTCTTTGCCATGTACGAAATAGCATTAGTTTCCTCAAGTAAGGCAAGGTTGAAAACACTGGCAAGTAAAGGAAATCCTTCGGCCAGAAGTGTGCTTAAACAATTGGAAGAACCAGAAAAATTCCTTTCCACCATTCAAATAGGAATTACTCTTATCGGCATTATATCCGGAGCTTTTGGTGGAGTAGCTATTGCACATAAAGTCACTCCCTTTTTTAAAATGATTCACGGGGCAGAAGCTTACGCAGACAACCTTGCATTAATTACTACTGTAGCTATTATCACATATTTATCCCTTGTTATAGGTGAACTAGTTCCTAAATCCATAGGGTTATCCAACCCTGAAAAGACAGCAACGACACTATACCCTTTCATGAGTATAATAACGAAAATCACCTTTCCTTTCGTTTACCTACTCAGTGTATCGACCAAACTCCTCAACAAAATTCTGGGAGTCAAGGGGCATGAACGTTCTATCACTCAAGAAGAGCTGAAAATGATTCTTCATCAAAGTTCAGAACAAGGACTTATTGATAAAGACGAAACAAATATGCTGAGAGATGTGTTCCGCTTTTCCGATAAACGCGCCAACGAGCTGATGACACACCGTACGGACGTGGTATTCCTTCACCCACACTACAGACAAGCTGAGGTTCTTAACATCATCGATGAGAAACATTTCAGTAAATATCTGCTCACAGATGAATCTCAGGACGAAATTATAGGTGTTGTGTCTGTAAAGAATATCATTACAATGATTGGGAATGACAGTACATTTGACCTGAGAAGCATTGCTCAACCTCCACTTTTTATACCTGAAAGTCTTTATGCAAAGAAAGTTCTGGAACTTTTCAAGAAGAATAAAAATAAGTTCGGGGTGGTAGTAAATGAATATGGCGGCATTGAAGGAATAATTACCCTGCACGACCTCACAGAAAGTATATTCGGAGATATTCTGGAAGAAAATGAAGAAGAAGAAGAACCAATTGTGAAACGTAAAGATGGCTCTTATCTAGTAGACGCTTCCATGAATATTGGCGATTTTATGGACGAAATGGGAATCTTGTTCTACAAAGATCTCGAGAATGAAGACTTTAATACACTAGGTGGTCTGGCTATGTTTTTTATTGGTCGCATACCCAAAGCAGGAGATATATTCACTTATCAGAATCTACAATTTGAAGTAATGGACATGGATAACGGAAGAGTAGATAAACTACTGGTTATCATCAAATAA
- the ygiD gene encoding 4,5-DOPA dioxygenase extradiol, whose protein sequence is MNQKEFNTITESFNSTEKMPVLFVGHGNPMNAIEENEFVSSWRAIGETIPKPNAVLCISAHWVTRGTHVTAMEKPLTIHDFGGFPHELFEIKYPAPGNPELAKETKSLINKTTVGLDEKWGLDHGCWSVLKHIYPNADVPIVQLSLDYYQSPQYHYELAKELSSLRKKGVLIVGSGNLVHNLRMIAWDKFNEPEYAYDWATEALEKMKKYIIANNHQALIDYKSQGNAFKLAIPTSEHYLPLIYALALKEENEKVSFFNDKTVAGSLAMTSLLIEKE, encoded by the coding sequence ATGAATCAGAAAGAATTTAATACAATAACAGAATCATTTAATAGCACAGAGAAAATGCCTGTGTTGTTTGTTGGACACGGAAATCCAATGAACGCAATTGAGGAAAATGAATTTGTAAGCAGTTGGCGCGCTATAGGTGAAACAATTCCAAAGCCAAATGCTGTTTTATGTATATCGGCACATTGGGTAACACGTGGCACTCATGTTACGGCGATGGAAAAACCATTGACCATTCATGACTTTGGTGGATTTCCACATGAGCTTTTTGAAATTAAATATCCTGCACCAGGAAACCCGGAACTGGCAAAGGAAACTAAAAGTTTAATCAATAAAACAACAGTTGGACTGGATGAGAAATGGGGATTAGATCATGGTTGCTGGAGTGTATTAAAACACATTTATCCCAATGCTGATGTTCCTATTGTTCAGTTGAGTCTGGATTATTATCAAAGTCCTCAATATCATTACGAGTTGGCAAAAGAGCTTTCATCACTTCGCAAAAAAGGAGTCTTGATCGTGGGTAGTGGAAACCTTGTTCACAACCTCAGAATGATTGCCTGGGATAAATTTAATGAACCGGAATATGCTTATGACTGGGCTACCGAGGCTCTTGAAAAGATGAAAAAGTATATTATTGCAAACAATCATCAGGCACTTATTGATTACAAATCTCAAGGCAATGCGTTTAAACTGGCTATTCCAACCTCCGAACATTATTTGCCACTGATTTATGCATTGGCACTAAAAGAAGAGAATGAAAAAGTTAGTTTCTTTAATGATAAAACAGTGGCTGGCTCACTCGCAATGACTTCTCTGTTAATTGAAAAAGAGTAA
- a CDS encoding CDGSH iron-sulfur domain-containing protein: MEPKMAKKGPYAVELEAGKKYHWCTCGESKNQPFCDGSHHGTEFTPQAFTPEESGKAFLCGCKKSKNPPFCDGGHSKL; encoded by the coding sequence ATGGAACCTAAGATGGCTAAAAAAGGACCTTATGCAGTAGAGTTAGAGGCTGGGAAAAAATATCACTGGTGTACTTGTGGTGAAAGTAAAAATCAACCATTTTGCGATGGTTCTCATCATGGAACAGAATTCACTCCGCAGGCATTTACCCCGGAAGAATCTGGAAAAGCATTCTTATGCGGATGTAAAAAGAGTAAAAACCCGCCATTTTGTGATGGAGGACATTCAAAACTTTAG